Proteins from a single region of Hermetia illucens chromosome 3, iHerIll2.2.curated.20191125, whole genome shotgun sequence:
- the LOC119650973 gene encoding uncharacterized protein LOC119650973, whose translation MGITEQSITNIIHLPKSRFKLRRNQFGFVINTLSELNAVSDSNKPLIKCRCTGEYQKGRSQVTFLYTWLHVNVDQLIKPSKINAPHESHLKFVEIILILWSIKTPKICMQLCCCKTST comes from the exons ATGGGAATAACAGAACAATCAATAACAAATATTATACAT TTGCCCAAATCAAGATTTAAATTACGGAGGAATCAATTCGGATTTGTGATAAATACATTGAGTGAGTTGAATGCCGTCAGTGATAGCAATAAACCACTAATAAAATGCAGATGCACGGGGGAATATCAAAAAG GTCGAAGCCAAGTAACTTTCCTTTACACATGGCTGCATGTTAATGTGGACCAATTGATTAAGCCATCAAAGATCAACGCTCCTCATGAAAGTCACctgaaatttgttgaaattatACTTATTTTATGGTCaataaaaacaccaaaaatatGCATGCAATTATGTTGCTGTAAAACTTCcacttaa